The proteins below are encoded in one region of Planctomycetia bacterium:
- a CDS encoding DUF1805 domain-containing protein: MSDFLPRTTTRAMQFEHGTAIGISNRWHRGQYCSILTAAGIVGCGIYDIETPGEFGQLIAIARGTPSQPLTEPEDLLEAKIVDATPQAKAAGITLGMTGREAVEKMLQAKLS, from the coding sequence ATGTCAGACTTTCTGCCCCGCACCACGACCCGGGCCATGCAGTTCGAGCATGGCACCGCGATTGGCATCAGCAACCGCTGGCATCGCGGCCAGTATTGCTCGATCCTCACCGCGGCCGGCATCGTCGGTTGCGGCATTTACGATATCGAAACGCCGGGCGAATTCGGGCAACTGATCGCCATCGCCCGTGGTACGCCGTCGCAACCGTTGACGGAACCGGAAGACCTGCTGGAAGCGAAAATCGTCGACGCCACGCCGCAAGCCAAGGCGGCCGGCATCACGCTCGGGATGACCGGCCGGGAAGCGGTCGAGAAAATGTTGCAAGCCAAGTTGAGCTGA
- the rpsT gene encoding 30S ribosomal protein S20, translating into MPNIASAKKRLRQSLVRRARNRSSRSLLRSQIRKVREAIAAGNVADADTALRSCARFLDRAAAHRVIHRNSASRLKSRLSAHIKALKQKAA; encoded by the coding sequence ATGCCGAATATTGCCAGTGCCAAAAAGCGTCTCCGTCAGAGCCTGGTTCGCCGGGCGCGGAACCGGTCCTCGAGGTCGTTGCTGCGGAGCCAAATCCGCAAGGTTCGCGAAGCGATCGCGGCCGGAAACGTCGCGGACGCCGACACGGCGCTGCGTAGCTGTGCTCGCTTCCTGGATCGCGCCGCGGCACACCGCGTGATTCACAGGAACTCCGCCTCGCGGCTCAAGTCCCGGCTGTCCGCCCACATCAAGGCGCTGAAACAGAAGGCCGCCTAA
- a CDS encoding biopolymer transporter ExbD codes for MRRPTAYPAGRGFEVMMTPMIDVVFLLLVFFVCTAGFNRPEEELPSRLSDSGVGGAPVAPRPEDDFEEIVITLRESAGRLEYQVSERRCADAGEVREVVRALAEIDDQLAVILDVAPEVPLGLMIDIYDSCRAAGFERIQFAAH; via the coding sequence ATGCGCCGCCCCACTGCTTATCCCGCCGGCCGTGGCTTCGAAGTGATGATGACGCCGATGATCGATGTCGTCTTTCTGCTGCTGGTGTTTTTCGTCTGCACCGCGGGTTTCAACCGTCCGGAAGAAGAACTGCCGAGCCGGCTTTCCGACTCCGGCGTTGGCGGAGCGCCTGTCGCGCCGCGGCCGGAAGATGACTTTGAGGAGATCGTGATCACGCTGCGCGAAAGCGCCGGCAGGCTAGAGTATCAGGTCAGTGAACGGCGCTGCGCCGATGCGGGCGAAGTCCGTGAAGTCGTGCGCGCGCTGGCGGAAATCGACGATCAACTCGCTGTTATTCTGGACGTCGCGCCCGAAGTACCGCTCGGCCTCATGATCGACATCTACGACAGTTGCCGCGCCGCCGGATTCGAGCGGATTCAATTCGCCGCGCATTGA